atcaaacacggaataatcacataccaaaattgaattaggaaaccggtggttaatgacaaaccaaaaacaattaaaaaagaaaccaatgcaaaatgtccaaaatgtcattaatgaatacaaaagaaagcctctttaataggggtaaacaaagtaaaaatccaaatgtgcttgtactttaatagtatagatacgttaacttaataaaaattttctttttcttgttacCTTTATTAACTTCATTTTTCTAGTTTACAAATtcatgattaatttttttttgagatttgattTTATGTTGAGCTGGACCAAACTATTCTTTCAATGAACATCATCACAAGTCACAAAACTCTTCATGGTTGTTCTGAGCACACGTGCACTGCCGGTAGTCTTTGGTTTGAACTTGCAAACTACCGACACTGTTATTATACTCGATAGTGATTGAAATTCGTAAATGGACCCGCATGCAGAAGTAAGAAGTGAGAGTCTTTGCTGCTAAATCCACCAGTGTTACATAAAGAAATGTTTGATTCATGAATGCTACTCATGATTCGACTctcaaaaatagaaacatggATTCAGttctaattgtaaaaaaaaaaatattcacaaaaaGCTTTGTTTATCTGTTACATGGACACACTATGTTTAATaccatttcatttttttttgaaaaaagattaATACCATTTCATGTAACTAATGTTTTGCTTTTGCATCATCATTTATACAAATCAACTAAATGGTAGTATGCGCCATACGAATacgataaaaataataaatttaaaaaaaaaatcaaaataaaaatatatacttttttttggtaaaaaaaaaactaaactttacAACTTAACAAATATACTTTCAAAAACAACAAGTAAATTATCTAAATTTTGAAAGCAATTTACAACTTAACAAAAAAGAACTAAACCTGAATTGACGGTTCCAGCCTTTGGGATCTTTAGCTAAAATATGGACCCATACTCATTACCAAAATGTTTCTGTCTGTATTTAGGTTTCTAAAACTACTGTATACTGAGAGTACTTTACGTTAAGGATGCTTGATTCAATAAATGATACTACTGTATTCTCCTacccaaataataaaataataatactaatattCTTTTGTAGGGGAGGGGGATAACCAGGGCCGTACCTTCCATAAGGCTGATGAAGCAAGAGCTTCaggccacaaaaaaaaaaaaaaactttcgaagccacattttcaaaatattattatcaatgAGTGGTTAGAAGAAATAGTTTttgatttcttaattaaaaaattttcTTTCATGTATTGTGATGTTTCTTAGACTTTTGAacgtttacttttttttttcactttgacattgtatttatcttttgtttttggataatttttttgtttctatttttgttatttaatgtTTCAAGTAACTACTAAAATGCGATCTTTTATTTGTTGAAAACACTAAATATTATAGAGAAAGAATCAATTATTAGAAATATTCACTTAAATTTTTGATACAGAACTAAACAAATACTAGTatgtacttttaaaaaatattagatacaaaatatatgttgataAATAACATAGGCCACCATTTATAAATAAGCTTTAGGCCACTAAATATTCCGGGACGGCACTGGGGATAACATTAACAGTACCGaacacacaaataaaaaaatcgaaaataattACAATCCACCATGTATTTAGAATCATAAcgaaatttccaaaaaaacatatttatgtaAACTTATCTGGAAATGAACCAATCATTTATGTAAACTTATCTGAAGATGAACCAAGAACACCGCATTTATGTAAACGTATATGCAAATGATGAGAACTTTCTATTTTAGCCAACATGTTTTCTTGTTTCCAATTTGTAAAAGCAGAGTTTCCAATAATGGTAGACATCGATTACTTTCAAGAAACCATGAATGAATAGGACAGAGAATGAATACAGAGGAAATGGACAAGAATGATATGTTCCATATGTTAGACTCCCGGAGAAGAAGCACAACAAACTCGTGGAGagggaaagagaagaagaaaaatgcaGAGGAAGTCTCCATTGACTAGTGACATAACAGGGGAGTGAAAAGACTCACCTCTATCAGAGTTTTCGCTCTTGAAGTGTTTCTTTTCAAAGTAGGATGGTCTTTTGTATTTCTGCTGATGTTGTAGAAAGTCTTAGACACCATGAATCTTCCCTGGGTCTTGATTGAAATGAAGGTCAGGATTGAATCTTCACGTTGAATCACTATGAGATATAGAACTGAGATTCACGTCTTTTTATCTtgtaattgttttctttttatatatcaattaGAAGTGTTTCCTAGACTTCCCATCTTCAAACTCTATCAGAAAGCTTTTTCATTCTCGGTTTCATATAACAACTTGCAGATGATGCAAATAAAACTGATACCCTAAAGAGAACATAAACAAGGCCAATACAGTTCAAATGATTTGGTATCGATCTTAATAACTAGACTCAACTccactttttcttcttcttcttcttccttgaagTACTTGAGCTTCTTGAGGAGCTATGAACGTCACACAATGGCTTGGACTTGGAGTGGAGCGAAGCAAGTTCTCTTACCCTATGTAGTATATCCTTAGGGATAGTACGACCCGCTGACCACCGTCGTTTTTCTTCACCCTGAGTATTCTCACAAAACGGAGAGGATTTCTCAAAACATTATTAACCAAAggataagaaaagaaaagacaaacCTCTTCATCACCATTATGCCTGTATCTGTGACTTGCTTTCAGTAGATTACGCCATTTGTCCTGCATAATATAGGTTTTTGAGGAGAGGAAAAGCTGAGACACCAAGCACCAGTactactataaaataaaaagaatggTTAAATGGTGAAAAAGGATACTCTGATATCGACAGGCGTGCGGTGCGATgcagaatgaaagaaggagttCTTTATATCAGTCCATTTGCCAAGACCAAAGTGAGAGATACCATCAAGCAACTTCACCACTTCATCAATAGTCCACATCCTCTGATGCTTTCTCCTGTCACCTCTGCTCTTGGATTTGATTGTTACTGATAAATCATCTTCGCTCTCAGATGATAATGTATTCTCCTGCAAATAATATCAGGTTTTAACATTCGATTTAACAAAATAAGGTGGAAACACTCCGATAGTCTTAGAGAGTAATGCAAAACCGTTGTATGATGAATGTAATTCTCCAGAGGTTCTTTTCGAGGCCTGAAGTCATAGGACACACAAGACTTTGCTTCACTGAAAGAATCTAATCTGCAAACATTGCAAAAAGAGAGCTTTCACTAGTAAATCTGATGTA
The Raphanus sativus cultivar WK10039 unplaced genomic scaffold, ASM80110v3 Scaffold5018, whole genome shotgun sequence DNA segment above includes these coding regions:
- the LOC130507633 gene encoding uncharacterized protein LOC130507633, whose translation is MDPWQLPMLPWGRAGPASSTANHSLPEKQVKKESSELDGEPYGLMNFSSETYSPNRSTESSGNVKDGFATRNSNEMHCSSYESEDDRKPLSTLLGSWVGRGRSRNKNLLNTRYSRLDSFSEAKSCVSYDFRPRKEPLENYIHHTTENTLSSESEDDLSVTIKSKSRGDRRKHQRMWTIDEVVKLLDGISHFGLGKWTDIKNSFFHSASHRTPVDIRDKWRNLLKASHRYRHNGDEEGEEKRRWSAGRTIPKDILHRVRELASLHSKSKPLCDVHSSSRSSSTSRKKKKKKKWS